In Planktothrix tepida PCC 9214, a genomic segment contains:
- a CDS encoding phosphoribosyltransferase yields the protein MSDLYISATEYHHKIETLAVKIYQSQWQFNQIVCLARGGLRVGDILSRIFEQPMAILATSSYHGLGGKVRGAIKIAEHLTMTTDTLGSHVLLVDDLVDSGISLQESIRWLKSRYPQIQEMKTAVLWYKSCSVMAPDYFVDYLADNPWIHQPFECYENMNLAELEQPG from the coding sequence ATGAGCGATCTGTATATTTCAGCGACGGAATACCACCACAAAATTGAAACCTTAGCCGTAAAAATTTATCAGTCTCAATGGCAATTTAATCAAATTGTCTGTTTAGCGAGGGGAGGGTTACGAGTCGGGGATATTCTTTCTCGGATTTTTGAACAACCGATGGCGATTTTAGCGACATCATCTTATCATGGGCTAGGGGGAAAAGTTCGAGGCGCGATCAAAATTGCTGAACACTTAACTATGACCACAGACACCTTGGGAAGTCACGTTTTATTAGTGGATGATTTAGTCGATTCTGGGATTAGTTTACAAGAATCTATCCGGTGGTTGAAATCCCGTTATCCTCAAATCCAAGAGATGAAAACGGCTGTTCTCTGGTATAAAAGTTGTTCAGTAATGGCTCCCGATTATTTTGTGGATTATCTGGCGGATAACCCTTGGATTCATCAACCCTTTGAATGTTATGAAAACATGAATTTAGCCGAGTTGGAACAGCCGGGTTAA
- a CDS encoding 4a-hydroxytetrahydrobiopterin dehydratase, with product MVGRLSNSEIQQLSQQVPAWTVEGHYLKLVKRFKNFIEAIEFVNKLVEPSEVAGHHPDLEISYNKVTISLTTHDAGGLTEKDFALAQQISALG from the coding sequence ATGGTAGGACGACTCAGTAATAGCGAAATTCAACAGCTTTCCCAGCAAGTTCCAGCTTGGACAGTAGAGGGACATTATTTAAAATTAGTCAAACGATTTAAAAATTTTATTGAAGCGATTGAATTTGTAAACAAGTTAGTCGAACCTTCAGAAGTTGCTGGACATCACCCCGATTTAGAGATTTCTTATAATAAAGTCACCATTAGTCTAACAACTCATGACGCGGGGGGTTTAACCGAGAAAGATTTTGCTTTAGCTCAACAAATTTCAGCACTGGGTTAA
- a CDS encoding HD family phosphohydrolase: protein MKIIFEKPELFHNFDEQAELIEKLLDIGTALSGTQELSTLLNLILTKSREITWSDAGSVYLIDHSDNNPKLLFKVAQNASLPNLSFKEFAIPLTPRSLAGYVALKSVSLNIPDAYNLPEHEPYQLDRSFDENISYRTCSVLVVPMKNRKGEVIGVLQLINRKINPDVAITAENAVEMTQPFSIWEERILRSLASQAAISIERNHLQESIEHLFEGFVRTSVQVIEARDPCTFGHSERVAELAVRLSQEVNTVNSGSLAPFCFSERQLQELRYAALLHDFGKVGVPEAILTKPKKLYSLQLDVIRHRFALAQRTLELECTQTKYEHLLQHSAQKLSSETECQFCKSLPELDTKLSESIAKLSQYWAVLLEANEPRVLAEDPLNHLRELAQMTYRDLDGQIKPLLTSEEIHQLLVERGNLTPEEREKIESHVSYTYEFLKQIPWTNDLKNIPTIAYRHHEKLDGTGYPLGLKFPEIPIQAQIITIADIYDALTAGDRPYKSGLPTVTALKILQQEAANNKINADCLELFKQRKVYEVLGHTIDVVMELA from the coding sequence ATGAAAATAATTTTTGAGAAACCTGAATTGTTCCATAACTTCGATGAGCAAGCGGAACTCATTGAGAAACTGCTCGATATTGGTACGGCTCTGTCTGGAACTCAAGAGTTAAGTACCCTGCTGAATTTAATATTAACAAAAAGCCGTGAAATTACTTGGAGTGATGCGGGGAGTGTCTATCTTATTGATCACAGTGATAACAACCCCAAATTGCTGTTTAAAGTGGCACAAAATGCGTCTTTACCGAATTTGTCTTTTAAAGAATTTGCGATTCCTTTAACTCCTCGAAGTTTAGCTGGATATGTGGCGTTAAAATCCGTTTCATTAAATATTCCCGATGCCTATAATTTACCAGAACATGAACCCTATCAACTTGATCGCAGTTTCGATGAAAATATTAGTTATCGGACTTGTTCTGTTTTAGTGGTTCCGATGAAAAACCGCAAAGGAGAAGTGATTGGGGTTCTACAACTCATTAACCGCAAAATTAACCCGGATGTGGCAATTACGGCAGAAAATGCGGTAGAAATGACCCAACCTTTTTCGATTTGGGAAGAGCGAATTTTGCGATCGCTTGCCTCCCAAGCTGCTATTTCCATTGAACGAAATCATTTACAAGAAAGTATTGAACATCTGTTTGAGGGGTTTGTTCGCACGTCTGTACAAGTGATTGAAGCTCGTGATCCCTGTACCTTTGGTCACTCAGAACGAGTGGCAGAATTAGCAGTTCGTTTAAGTCAAGAAGTTAATACGGTTAATTCGGGTTCCTTAGCACCTTTTTGTTTTAGTGAACGTCAACTCCAAGAACTTCGCTATGCTGCATTATTACATGATTTTGGGAAAGTGGGTGTTCCTGAAGCGATTTTAACCAAACCGAAAAAACTTTATTCCCTTCAATTAGATGTCATTCGCCATCGATTTGCCTTAGCACAACGCACCTTAGAATTAGAATGTACCCAAACTAAATACGAACATTTGTTGCAGCATTCCGCCCAGAAATTATCATCAGAAACTGAATGTCAGTTTTGTAAATCTCTGCCCGAATTAGATACAAAATTATCAGAATCAATTGCTAAATTAAGCCAATATTGGGCTGTTTTGTTAGAAGCAAATGAACCCAGAGTATTAGCCGAAGATCCCTTAAACCATCTGCGGGAACTGGCTCAAATGACGTATCGAGATTTAGATGGACAAATCAAACCTTTATTAACTTCAGAAGAAATTCATCAATTATTAGTAGAACGAGGCAATTTAACCCCAGAAGAACGAGAAAAGATTGAATCCCATGTTAGTTATACTTATGAATTTTTAAAGCAAATTCCCTGGACAAATGACTTAAAAAATATTCCCACCATTGCTTATCGACATCATGAAAAACTGGATGGAACCGGATATCCTTTGGGATTAAAATTCCCCGAAATTCCCATCCAAGCTCAAATTATTACTATTGCAGATATTTATGATGCCCTAACAGCCGGCGATCGCCCTTATAAAAGCGGATTACCTACTGTAACAGCTTTAAAAATCTTACAACAAGAAGCCGCCAACAATAAAATTAATGCTGATTGTTTAGAACTTTTTAAACAACGAAAAGTCTATGAAGTGTTAGGACATACAATTGATGTGGTTATGGAATTAGCTTGA
- a CDS encoding colicin uptake protein, with translation MLTGERKADNRMDSPETASGVIRLKPQQYIHILDTNTGVTRLEVGPQTITLRDHDRLALRPESMIVVPPRYYCIITNPVLRDEDGQPLADQHGQIRLRYGDQEIRFAQDPFPLYPGEELIGDVTRLHVVETNQALRLRALRDFSEIQTLDTEEQTLDRRAGDEWLFEGPATYIPRVDVEVVETVKAKVIKPNQALRLLARQACVDRQGHRRRAGEEWLVREEGAYLPGVDEEVIDIINAYVLTERKALHLRAKRTFQDVLGRQRRAGDEWLVTLADAEIHIPDVYEEVVGEVQITTLDDHEWCVVLNPIDETGRPQLGLREVRQGRTSFFLHPGERLEAGIQYIYILSEQEALLLRARESFTEGTGATATIRQPGDLWMITGPRDYIPPVEVEVVQKRQAIPLDKNEGIYVRDTQTGELKLVNGPQAYMLSPYEELWEKELPPVVEGLLMQQRDPIADRNVQDGDLLVTRKTPRPPRNKTRAVVFHVPQNSAVQIHDYKNRSARTVFGPDLVMLDPDEAFTVLSLSGGKPKQPNLIKSLALLLGPDFMTDIFIVETSDHARLQLQLSYNWYFDVNRHDEQAAVRLFQVPDFVGDACKAIASRVRGAVAGVKFDEFHRNSARIIRTAVFGTDEEGRVREEFRFRANHLVITNIDIQTVEPVDEETLKSLQKSVQIAIQITTDAQEAAARHDAERIEQEAKARLERQIIVDKSAAEGERRQLLAFQAENAAIESTGQATAEARAKAEAAQIQGALTVSLAQQEAEAALIRSEAELAQLRARQETELAHQQALMSLEIEKAQRLAQIQADEFRQKVEAIGPDTLRAIAQAGPELQVRLLQGLGLQSMLITDGKSPINLFSTANGLVNPASLPNQP, from the coding sequence ATGTTGACTGGAGAACGCAAGGCGGACAACCGGATGGATAGTCCTGAAACCGCTAGTGGAGTTATTCGCCTCAAACCCCAACAATATATCCATATTCTCGATACCAATACCGGGGTCACTCGTTTGGAAGTTGGCCCCCAAACCATTACGCTTCGGGATCATGATCGCCTTGCCTTACGTCCAGAGTCCATGATCGTTGTCCCTCCTCGCTATTATTGCATCATTACTAATCCGGTTTTGCGAGATGAAGACGGTCAACCCTTAGCGGATCAACATGGTCAAATTCGCCTGCGCTATGGCGATCAAGAAATTCGCTTTGCTCAAGATCCCTTTCCCCTGTACCCCGGAGAAGAATTAATCGGGGATGTTACCCGCCTGCACGTCGTTGAAACCAATCAAGCCTTACGGTTACGGGCACTGCGAGACTTTAGCGAAATTCAAACCCTAGACACCGAAGAACAAACCCTAGACCGTCGGGCTGGTGATGAATGGTTGTTTGAAGGGCCAGCCACTTATATTCCGCGTGTGGACGTGGAAGTGGTGGAAACGGTCAAAGCTAAAGTGATTAAACCCAACCAAGCTTTACGGTTACTCGCCCGCCAAGCTTGTGTGGATCGCCAAGGTCATCGTCGTCGGGCTGGAGAAGAATGGCTGGTGCGGGAGGAAGGGGCCTATCTTCCCGGTGTCGATGAAGAAGTGATTGATATTATCAATGCCTATGTGTTAACCGAACGCAAAGCCTTGCATCTGCGAGCTAAACGCACGTTTCAGGATGTCTTGGGACGACAACGACGGGCGGGGGATGAATGGTTAGTCACCTTAGCCGATGCAGAAATTCATATTCCCGATGTTTATGAAGAGGTGGTGGGGGAAGTTCAAATTACCACCCTGGATGATCATGAATGGTGTGTGGTACTGAACCCCATTGACGAGACGGGTAGACCCCAATTGGGGTTACGGGAAGTGCGTCAAGGACGAACCTCTTTTTTCTTACATCCAGGGGAACGACTGGAAGCTGGAATTCAGTATATTTATATTTTAAGTGAGCAAGAAGCTTTGTTGTTACGAGCCAGAGAATCCTTTACAGAAGGTACGGGGGCAACGGCTACAATCCGGCAACCGGGGGATCTGTGGATGATTACAGGGCCGAGGGATTATATTCCTCCGGTGGAAGTGGAAGTGGTTCAAAAGCGACAAGCGATTCCCTTAGATAAGAATGAAGGGATTTATGTACGAGATACGCAAACGGGGGAATTAAAGTTAGTTAACGGGCCACAAGCTTATATGTTGAGTCCCTATGAGGAATTGTGGGAAAAAGAACTTCCCCCTGTGGTGGAAGGGTTGCTGATGCAACAGCGAGATCCAATTGCCGATCGCAATGTTCAAGATGGGGATCTTCTGGTAACGCGGAAAACTCCACGCCCGCCCCGCAACAAAACAAGAGCCGTTGTTTTCCATGTTCCGCAAAATTCGGCGGTTCAAATTCACGATTATAAAAATCGCTCCGCCCGAACAGTTTTTGGCCCTGATTTGGTCATGTTAGACCCAGATGAAGCGTTTACGGTGTTGAGTTTGTCTGGGGGTAAACCCAAACAACCCAATTTGATTAAATCCTTGGCTTTGTTGTTAGGGCCGGATTTTATGACGGATATTTTTATCGTTGAAACCTCGGATCATGCCCGCTTACAGTTGCAACTGTCCTATAACTGGTATTTTGACGTCAATCGTCATGATGAACAAGCGGCGGTGCGACTGTTTCAAGTGCCGGATTTTGTCGGGGATGCTTGCAAGGCGATCGCATCACGGGTGCGAGGGGCAGTTGCGGGGGTGAAGTTTGATGAATTTCACCGCAATTCTGCTCGAATTATCCGCACGGCGGTATTTGGGACTGATGAAGAAGGACGGGTACGGGAGGAGTTTCGATTTCGAGCAAATCATTTGGTGATTACAAATATTGATATTCAGACCGTTGAACCCGTTGATGAAGAAACTTTGAAAAGTTTGCAAAAATCGGTACAAATTGCCATTCAAATTACCACCGATGCCCAGGAAGCCGCCGCCCGTCACGATGCAGAACGAATTGAACAGGAGGCAAAGGCAAGGCTGGAACGCCAAATTATTGTCGATAAAAGTGCTGCGGAAGGGGAACGGCGGCAATTGTTAGCGTTTCAAGCGGAAAATGCTGCCATTGAGTCTACGGGACAAGCCACGGCAGAAGCCAGAGCGAAAGCAGAAGCCGCACAAATTCAAGGAGCATTAACGGTGAGTTTGGCGCAACAGGAGGCCGAAGCGGCTCTCATTCGTTCAGAAGCGGAATTGGCGCAGTTACGGGCTAGACAGGAGACTGAACTGGCGCATCAGCAAGCGTTGATGAGTTTGGAAATTGAAAAAGCGCAACGGTTGGCGCAAATTCAAGCGGATGAGTTTCGGCAAAAAGTGGAGGCGATTGGGCCTGACACGTTGCGAGCGATCGCCCAAGCAGGGCCAGAACTACAAGTGCGTCTATTACAAGGGTTGGGGCTTCAAAGTATGTTAATCACCGATGGCAAAAGTCCGATTAATTTGTTCAGTACAGCCAATGGGTTAGTAAATCCCGCTTCCTTACCCAATCAACCATAA
- a CDS encoding ribbon-helix-helix domain-containing protein → MSINLTSDQEQFIQTQLESGKYQTPEQVISTALRLLDEWQRAEAEWVKDVAAKIDAAVSTSEENPPLDGETFINGILEQFKPTH, encoded by the coding sequence ATGAGCATTAATCTCACCTCTGACCAAGAACAATTTATTCAAACTCAACTGGAATCTGGGAAATATCAAACCCCTGAACAAGTCATCTCAACTGCGTTGCGCCTACTGGATGAATGGCAAAGGGCTGAGGCAGAATGGGTTAAAGATGTGGCAGCTAAAATCGATGCGGCTGTATCCACCTCTGAAGAAAATCCTCCCCTTGATGGTGAAACTTTTATCAATGGGATTTTAGAACAGTTTAAGCCAACCCATTAG